The Silvibacterium dinghuense DNA window GTGATCAGCACACTCGAATCGAGAATCAGTCCCATGCCGGAGGATTCAGAGACTCACGATGCGCAGCTACTGCTTCTTCGACATCACGGGCAAACTCCTCATCGATCGTGGCGGAAGAGTCTTCAGGCAGACGCGCAACGCACTCCTCGATCGAGCGCGGACGGAACATCTCGCGCCCCGGCGCACGAAGCACAGCCACGGTCTTCGGGCCATCTTCGATCACGACCTCCGCACCTGCGCGGACGCGGTCCAGAAGGCTCGCGAAATCGCGGGCCGCGTCAGCCGCCGAGATGTGAATCGTCGCCATGTCCACGATGATAGCTCGTTTCAGCATGTATACGGCCTGTTTCTACCGCTTGCTGCGTAACTCCCACTGATGGAGTAGAAAGCCCACTCCCATTCCTCGCGTCGGGTTGTGCTCACCGACATGAATCTGTCCTGAGACAGGCGTCGCGATCTCCGGATGGACTTCAAGAATCGCGTGGCCCGAGTCCGCCCCGGTAAGCCATCGTCCACGACTGCGAAGATGCAGAAGTTCGCCACCGGCCGGAGGAGCGTGTTCCCGGTTGAATCGATTATCCAGACGAGACATGAAGTATCCGGCGCGGCGAAATGCCGCAACAGCTTCGCCTACGGTTCCCGCAAACGTGAAGCCCGCATTGAGCCGCTGATTTCCCGCTCCGTGATCCTTGAAGGTGAACTGAAAACGGCAATCCAGCTCTCCGCCTCCGGCAATCCCCTTTGTCTCACCACTTCCCAATATCCATGCGCCTCTGAGCCGATTGCCATTGGCGTCCGCGAACACGACATATTCACCATCGAAGAGACCGGAATAGCGATGACCCTCCCGATCGATCAGGACACCGTTTTCGTCACTCTCGATCACACACGAATCACTCGCGCGGGCACCATGTGCATTTGTCATCGCACTTCTTATCTTCGCCCCTCGCGACCGTTCAATTCCCTTTCAACAAAGAAACGGCGGCCCGAAGGCCGCCGCTCTTGCCACATACTGCCGGTTTAGAAGTCGAGCTTCATGCCCAGCTGGATCTGGCGCTGGCTGTACACGAAGTTCGAGTTTGCGTT harbors:
- a CDS encoding type II toxin-antitoxin system Phd/YefM family antitoxin, with the translated sequence MLKRAIIVDMATIHISAADAARDFASLLDRVRAGAEVVIEDGPKTVAVLRAPGREMFRPRSIEECVARLPEDSSATIDEEFARDVEEAVAAHRESLNPPAWD